Proteins encoded within one genomic window of Aquamicrobium lusatiense:
- a CDS encoding MurR/RpiR family transcriptional regulator, producing MDHDDAGAPHTVEAFYERLRRDGHDLPRRLRQCADYVAAHPDKVAVSTVAELAEAADVPPSAFMRFCQELGFSGFSHMQKLFREEYTQKWPNYATRLTKLRDSGNDTPAALLAEFAEAGRNSIENLARTVDATLLDEAVAMLAQARTIHLVGNRRAFPVASYLAYSFEKMSVPAILHSGVGNLKLDHLLARGDAMIAISFAPYTADTVELAEEAERRGVGIVALTDLPTSPLARLDAVRLFVSEIDVGAFRSLSAALTLAMALSVAVGAHRRRPKNGK from the coding sequence ATGGACCATGACGATGCAGGCGCGCCGCATACGGTCGAAGCCTTCTATGAAAGGCTGAGGCGTGACGGCCACGACCTGCCCAGGCGGCTGCGCCAATGCGCCGATTACGTTGCGGCCCATCCGGACAAGGTGGCGGTGTCGACGGTCGCCGAGCTTGCGGAAGCGGCGGACGTGCCGCCTTCGGCCTTCATGCGCTTCTGTCAGGAACTCGGCTTCTCCGGTTTCTCGCACATGCAGAAGCTGTTCCGCGAGGAATATACCCAGAAATGGCCGAACTACGCGACGCGCCTGACCAAGCTGCGCGACAGCGGCAATGATACGCCGGCGGCCCTGCTGGCCGAATTCGCCGAGGCTGGCCGCAATTCCATCGAGAACCTTGCCCGCACCGTCGATGCCACCCTGCTCGACGAGGCCGTGGCCATGCTGGCACAGGCGCGCACCATCCATCTGGTCGGCAACCGACGCGCGTTCCCTGTCGCCTCCTATCTTGCCTATTCCTTCGAGAAGATGAGCGTACCCGCCATCCTGCACAGCGGTGTCGGCAATCTGAAGCTCGACCATCTGCTGGCAAGGGGCGACGCCATGATCGCCATCAGCTTCGCGCCCTATACGGCCGACACGGTCGAACTGGCCGAGGAGGCGGAACGGCGGGGCGTCGGGATCGTGGCGCTGACCGATCTGCCGACCAGTCCTCTGGCCCGGCTCGATGCGGTCAGGTTGTTCGTGTCGGAGATCGATGTCGGCGCGTTCCGCTCGCTTTCGGCGGCGCTGACGCTGGCCATGGCGCTGTCCGTCGCCGTCGGTGCGCATCGCCGCCGTCCCAAAAATGGAAAATGA
- a CDS encoding bifunctional 5-dehydro-2-deoxygluconokinase/5-dehydro-2-deoxyphosphogluconate aldolase, protein MTKKLDVITIGRSSVDLYGAQVGGRLEDMRSFNKYVGGSPTNMAVGTARLGLRSALITRVGDEHMGRFIREQLAAEGVDVRGVATDPERLTALVLLGIRDQHQFPLIFYRENCADMALSEDDIDPAFIAEARSVVATGTHLSYPRTEAAVLKALHLARENGARTALDIDYRPNLWGLSGHGDGENRFIASDKVTARLQSTLALFDLIVGTEEEFHIAGGSTDTVDALRKVREITDAVLVCKRGPMGASAFTGAIPATLDEGAAGPGFPIEVFNVLGAGDGFMSGLLKGWLDDEDWPTALKYANACGALAVSRHGCAPAYPSWQELNFLLERGVRNPALRHDRELEQIHWSTNRKGDWPVMRVFAFDHRSQMEALADELGIGHERIGIFKQLCLDAALKVAAGRGGYGILCDGRLGQEALYRAAGQGLWIGRPVEVPGSRPLELEIGPDLGSDLAEWPAEHVVKVLCFYHPDDDEATKRSQEETVIRLADAARANGLEFLLEIIPSRVGAVGDDTTARVIQRFYDIGVFPDWWKLEPMTSPQAWALACEVIERNDPHTRGIVVLGLEAEIADLRTSFAEAARFDLVKGFAVGRSIFAAPARKWLSGVIGDAETVEEMAGIYAELCAAWDDARRDAQTGSRP, encoded by the coding sequence ATGACGAAAAAGCTCGATGTCATCACCATCGGCCGGTCGTCGGTCGATCTCTACGGCGCGCAGGTCGGCGGGCGGCTGGAGGACATGCGCTCGTTCAACAAATATGTCGGCGGCTCGCCCACCAACATGGCGGTCGGCACCGCGCGGCTCGGCCTGCGCTCGGCTCTGATCACCCGCGTTGGCGACGAGCATATGGGCCGTTTCATCCGCGAGCAGCTTGCCGCCGAGGGCGTGGACGTGCGCGGCGTGGCGACAGACCCGGAGCGGCTGACGGCGCTGGTGCTTCTCGGCATCCGCGACCAGCACCAGTTCCCGCTGATCTTCTATCGCGAGAACTGCGCCGACATGGCGCTGTCGGAAGACGACATCGATCCGGCCTTCATCGCCGAGGCACGCTCAGTGGTGGCGACAGGAACGCATCTGTCCTACCCGCGCACGGAAGCGGCAGTGTTGAAGGCTCTGCACCTTGCCCGCGAAAACGGCGCGCGCACCGCGCTCGACATCGATTACCGCCCGAACCTGTGGGGGCTTTCCGGCCATGGCGATGGCGAGAACCGTTTCATCGCATCGGATAAGGTGACCGCCAGACTGCAATCGACGCTTGCCCTGTTCGACCTGATCGTCGGCACCGAGGAGGAGTTCCACATCGCCGGCGGCAGCACCGACACGGTGGACGCGCTGCGCAAGGTGCGCGAGATCACCGATGCGGTGCTTGTGTGCAAGCGTGGGCCGATGGGCGCCTCCGCCTTCACCGGCGCCATCCCCGCAACGCTGGATGAAGGCGCTGCCGGCCCCGGCTTTCCGATCGAGGTGTTCAACGTGCTGGGAGCGGGCGACGGCTTCATGTCCGGCCTGCTGAAGGGCTGGCTCGACGATGAGGACTGGCCGACAGCACTGAAATACGCCAATGCCTGCGGGGCGCTGGCGGTGTCGCGCCATGGCTGCGCACCCGCCTATCCGAGCTGGCAGGAACTGAATTTCCTGCTCGAACGCGGCGTGCGCAATCCCGCTTTGCGCCATGACCGCGAACTTGAGCAGATTCACTGGTCCACCAACCGCAAGGGCGACTGGCCGGTGATGCGCGTCTTTGCCTTCGATCACCGCAGCCAGATGGAGGCGCTGGCCGACGAGTTGGGCATCGGCCACGAGCGCATCGGCATCTTCAAGCAGCTTTGCCTTGATGCCGCGCTCAAGGTCGCTGCCGGGCGCGGCGGCTATGGCATCCTGTGCGACGGGCGGCTCGGGCAGGAGGCGCTCTATCGCGCGGCGGGGCAGGGGCTGTGGATCGGCCGTCCGGTGGAGGTTCCGGGCTCGCGCCCGCTGGAGCTGGAGATAGGGCCGGACCTCGGTTCGGACCTTGCCGAATGGCCGGCCGAACATGTGGTGAAGGTGCTGTGCTTCTATCACCCGGACGACGACGAGGCGACGAAGCGCTCGCAGGAGGAAACGGTGATCCGTCTTGCCGATGCCGCCCGCGCCAACGGGCTGGAGTTCCTGCTGGAGATCATTCCCTCGAGGGTGGGAGCGGTGGGTGACGACACCACGGCGCGCGTCATCCAGCGCTTCTACGACATCGGCGTTTTTCCTGACTGGTGGAAGCTCGAACCGATGACATCGCCGCAGGCATGGGCGCTGGCATGCGAAGTGATCGAGCGCAACGATCCCCACACGCGCGGTATCGTCGTGCTCGGGCTGGAGGCGGAAATCGCGGACCTGCGCACGAGCTTTGCCGAGGCCGCGCGCTTCGATCTGGTCAAGGGCTTTGCCGTCGGACGTTCCATCTTCGCCGCCCCGGCGCGCAAATGGCTGTCCGGCGTGATCGGCGACGCGGAGACGGTGGAAGAGATGGCGGGCATCTATGCAGAGCTGTGCGCGGCGTGGGACGATGCAAGGCGCGATGCGCAGACAGGGAGCAGGCCATGA
- the iolG gene encoding inositol 2-dehydrogenase translates to MTISFALLGAGRIGKVHAQAIASNHDARLAAISDPVAQAADDLGQRYGAPVRSIADIAADKSIDAVVICTPTDTHADLIELFARAGKAIFCEKPVDLSVARVRACLKTVEDTGARLMVGFNRRFDPHFQAVRQAIDEGRIGTVEIVQIISRDPGPPPPAYIASSGGIFRDMTIHDFDMARFLLGEEIETVYAAASVLVDPEIGRLGDHDSASVVLTTTSGRQCSISNSRRASYGYDQRIEVHGSLGAVSAQNQRPVSVELATADGYRLPPLHDFFMTRYTQAYAAEIAAFIATIRDGKDPSPSGADGLAALLLAEAALKSVQEGRAVRVAEVGGDS, encoded by the coding sequence ATGACGATCAGTTTCGCTCTTCTGGGCGCCGGGCGCATCGGCAAGGTGCATGCGCAGGCTATTGCCTCGAACCACGACGCCAGACTGGCGGCAATATCCGATCCGGTCGCGCAGGCCGCCGATGACCTTGGGCAACGCTACGGCGCGCCGGTGCGCTCCATAGCGGACATCGCCGCCGACAAGAGCATCGACGCGGTCGTCATCTGTACGCCGACCGACACCCATGCCGATCTGATCGAGCTTTTCGCCCGCGCCGGCAAGGCGATCTTCTGCGAAAAGCCGGTCGATCTTTCCGTGGCGCGTGTGCGAGCCTGCCTGAAGACGGTGGAAGACACCGGCGCCAGGCTAATGGTCGGCTTCAACCGCCGCTTCGATCCGCATTTTCAGGCGGTGCGGCAAGCCATCGACGAGGGTCGCATCGGCACGGTCGAAATAGTGCAGATCATCTCGCGCGATCCCGGCCCGCCGCCACCTGCTTATATCGCCTCTTCAGGCGGCATCTTCCGTGACATGACCATCCACGATTTCGACATGGCCCGCTTCCTGCTCGGCGAGGAAATCGAGACCGTCTATGCCGCGGCCTCGGTGCTGGTCGATCCGGAAATCGGCCGTCTGGGCGATCATGACAGCGCATCGGTGGTGCTCACGACCACCTCGGGGCGTCAGTGCTCCATCTCCAATTCGCGCCGCGCCAGCTATGGCTACGACCAGCGCATCGAGGTCCACGGCTCGCTGGGCGCGGTTTCGGCGCAGAACCAGCGCCCGGTTTCGGTCGAACTGGCCACCGCCGACGGTTACCGCCTGCCGCCGCTGCATGATTTTTTCATGACCCGTTATACGCAAGCCTATGCAGCCGAGATCGCCGCCTTCATTGCCACGATCCGCGACGGCAAGGACCCCTCGCCATCCGGTGCCGACGGGCTGGCGGCACTGCTTCTGGCCGAGGCGGCACTGAAATCCGTGCAGGAAGGCCGCGCGGTACGGGTGGCGGAAGTCGGCGGCGACTCATGA
- the iolD gene encoding 3D-(3,5/4)-trihydroxycyclohexane-1,2-dione acylhydrolase (decyclizing), with translation MKTIRLTAAQAMVRYLAAQKNEEGEALIPGCWAIFGHGNVAGIGEALHAARDTFPTWRGHNEQGMAHAAIAFAKAKNRRQATAVTTSIGPGALNMVTAAALAHVNRLPVLLIPGDVFASRAPDPVLQQVEDFDDGTVSATDCFRPVSRYFDRIASPRHLLTALPRAMATLTDPARCGPVTLSFCQDVQAEAFDWPETFFKDHIWRRRRPRPDLDELERAAVLVRAARKPLIVAGGGVHYSGACGVLEAFAETHSIPVAETQAGKSALPWDHPLNFGSIGVTGSSAANAIAEEADLVIGIGTRFQDFTTGSWALFRNPERRILSVNVEPYDAAKHGATALVGDARETLVELGQLLVGHRAPAPDLGLRERWLEAVAAATAMPEGNALPSDAQVIGAVQRSLDDEAIVVCAAGGLPGELHKLWKAARPNGYHLEYGFSTMGYEIAGGLGVKMAQPQREVVVMVGDGSYMMMNSELATSVMLGRKLIVVVLDNRGFACINRLQMATGGESFNNLLDTARHDVPSDIDFVAHAASMGAIAEKADSVAALEAAMARARASDRTHVIVIDTDPMPTTEAGGHWWDVAVPEVSTRPQVEAARRAYEAALARRDEN, from the coding sequence ATGAAGACGATCCGGCTCACGGCGGCGCAGGCGATGGTGCGCTATCTCGCCGCGCAGAAGAACGAGGAAGGCGAGGCGCTCATTCCCGGCTGCTGGGCGATCTTCGGCCACGGCAATGTGGCCGGTATCGGTGAGGCGCTTCATGCGGCGCGCGACACTTTCCCGACATGGCGCGGCCATAACGAGCAGGGCATGGCCCATGCTGCCATTGCTTTCGCCAAGGCGAAGAACCGCCGTCAGGCCACGGCGGTGACGACTTCCATTGGCCCCGGCGCGCTCAACATGGTGACGGCCGCCGCACTTGCCCATGTCAACCGGCTGCCGGTGTTGCTGATCCCCGGGGACGTGTTCGCCAGCCGCGCGCCCGATCCGGTGTTGCAGCAGGTCGAGGATTTCGACGACGGCACCGTCTCAGCCACTGACTGCTTCCGCCCGGTCAGCCGCTATTTCGACCGTATTGCGAGCCCGCGCCATCTGCTCACCGCCCTGCCGCGCGCCATGGCCACGCTCACCGACCCCGCCCGCTGCGGGCCGGTGACGCTCTCCTTCTGTCAGGATGTGCAGGCCGAGGCCTTCGACTGGCCGGAGACGTTCTTCAAGGACCATATCTGGCGCAGGCGCAGGCCGCGCCCCGATCTGGACGAACTCGAACGGGCGGCGGTGCTTGTGCGGGCGGCGCGCAAGCCGCTGATCGTCGCCGGCGGCGGTGTCCACTATTCGGGAGCCTGCGGGGTGCTGGAGGCATTTGCCGAAACCCATTCCATTCCCGTTGCGGAAACGCAGGCGGGCAAATCTGCCCTGCCGTGGGATCATCCGCTCAATTTCGGCTCCATCGGTGTCACCGGTTCGTCGGCGGCCAATGCGATTGCGGAAGAGGCCGATCTGGTGATCGGCATCGGCACCCGCTTCCAGGATTTCACCACCGGCTCATGGGCGCTGTTCCGCAATCCGGAGCGGCGCATCCTGTCGGTCAATGTCGAGCCCTATGACGCCGCCAAACATGGCGCGACGGCGCTGGTGGGCGATGCGCGCGAAACACTTGTTGAACTGGGGCAGTTGCTGGTGGGTCATCGCGCGCCGGCTCCGGATCTTGGCTTGCGCGAACGCTGGCTTGAGGCCGTGGCGGCGGCAACGGCCATGCCGGAAGGCAATGCGCTGCCTTCGGATGCGCAGGTGATCGGTGCCGTGCAGCGCTCGCTCGATGATGAGGCCATCGTCGTCTGCGCCGCCGGCGGCTTGCCGGGCGAACTCCACAAATTGTGGAAGGCGGCGCGGCCCAACGGCTATCATCTCGAATACGGCTTCTCGACCATGGGTTACGAGATCGCCGGCGGGCTTGGCGTAAAGATGGCCCAGCCGCAGCGCGAGGTCGTCGTCATGGTCGGCGACGGCTCCTACATGATGATGAATTCCGAGCTTGCGACCTCGGTGATGCTGGGCCGCAAGCTGATCGTGGTGGTGCTCGATAACCGCGGCTTCGCCTGCATCAACCGCCTGCAGATGGCGACTGGCGGCGAGAGCTTCAACAATCTGCTCGACACCGCCCGCCACGATGTGCCGAGCGACATCGACTTCGTCGCCCATGCGGCCTCGATGGGCGCGATCGCCGAGAAGGCGGATTCCGTCGCCGCGCTGGAAGCCGCCATGGCCCGCGCCCGTGCTTCGGATCGCACCCATGTCATCGTCATCGACACCGACCCGATGCCGACCACCGAGGCAGGCGGGCACTGGTGGGATGTGGCGGTGCCGGAAGTCTCCACCCGGCCGCAGGTCGAGGCGGCGCGCAGGGCCTATGAGGCGGCGCTGGCCCGCCGCGACGAGAACTGA
- the iolE gene encoding myo-inosose-2 dehydratase encodes MILYGTNPIAWSNDDDHSIGAHISLETCLQQAGEIGFDGIENGHKFPKEPEALKAVLAEHGLRFVSGWYSLMLLERSVEDEKKAIQPWLDFLKAMGSPICIACECSNTVHGNDHVALNDRPRLDAGAMQRFGAVVEEVARFCEAQGILLAYHHHMGTVVESEAEIDAFMAATGPSTRLLFDTGHAFFGGGDPAAIIARHMGRVVHIHAKNVRPDVMRTVREEGLSFLEGVRRGVFTVPGDVEGAVAFEPVLEVAAQAGYSGWVVVEAEQDSAIRDPVTYQSMGLRALKDMARRTGLDQSGTT; translated from the coding sequence ATGATCCTCTACGGCACCAATCCCATCGCCTGGTCGAATGACGACGACCATTCCATCGGCGCGCATATCTCGCTGGAAACCTGCCTGCAACAGGCCGGCGAGATCGGTTTCGACGGCATCGAAAACGGTCACAAATTCCCGAAGGAGCCGGAGGCGCTGAAGGCGGTTCTGGCCGAGCACGGCCTGCGCTTCGTATCAGGCTGGTATTCGCTGATGCTGCTGGAGCGTTCGGTGGAAGACGAAAAGAAGGCGATCCAGCCATGGCTTGATTTCCTCAAGGCCATGGGCTCGCCGATCTGCATCGCCTGCGAATGCTCCAACACCGTGCACGGCAACGACCATGTCGCGCTCAACGACCGCCCTAGGCTTGATGCCGGGGCGATGCAGCGCTTCGGCGCGGTGGTGGAAGAGGTGGCGCGGTTCTGCGAGGCGCAAGGCATTCTGCTCGCCTATCATCACCACATGGGCACGGTGGTCGAATCCGAGGCTGAGATCGATGCCTTCATGGCCGCGACCGGGCCGTCGACCCGGTTGCTGTTCGACACCGGCCACGCTTTCTTCGGCGGCGGCGATCCGGCGGCTATCATCGCCCGCCATATGGGCCGCGTCGTCCATATCCACGCCAAGAACGTGCGGCCCGATGTGATGCGCACGGTGCGCGAGGAAGGCCTGAGCTTTCTTGAGGGCGTGCGGCGCGGGGTGTTCACAGTGCCGGGCGACGTCGAAGGCGCCGTCGCCTTCGAGCCGGTGCTGGAAGTGGCGGCGCAGGCCGGCTACTCTGGCTGGGTGGTGGTGGAGGCGGAGCAGGACAGCGCAATACGCGACCCCGTCACCTATCAGAGCATGGGGCTGCGGGCGCTGAAAGATATGGCGCGGCGCACCGGACTGGACCAGAGCGGGACCACATGA
- a CDS encoding sugar ABC transporter substrate-binding protein, producing the protein MRRTFLALAAAVSTAFAGLSTPAHAEGERFVLVSHAPDSDSWWNTIKNAITLAGQQMNVTVEYRNPPTGDLADMGRIIEQAAASNPNGIISTIADYDVLSGPLSNAVAKGIPVITINSGTEEQSKEIGALLHVGQPEKAAGHGAGEKAKAAGVTKFVCVNHYITNPASVERCQGYAEALGVELGSQMIDSGLDPAEVKSKVLAYLQSNPDTNGILTLGPNSAIPTIAALQENGKAGTIHFATFDLSPEISAAIKDGTIAFAIDQQPFLQGYLPVVILTNLARYGVVPGNSINSGPGFITKDNIELVEKLAGEYR; encoded by the coding sequence ATGAGAAGGACGTTTCTGGCACTCGCAGCGGCGGTATCGACCGCCTTTGCGGGTCTTTCCACGCCGGCTCATGCCGAGGGCGAGCGCTTCGTTCTGGTCAGTCATGCGCCGGACAGCGACAGCTGGTGGAACACCATCAAGAATGCCATCACGCTTGCCGGCCAGCAGATGAACGTGACGGTGGAATACCGCAATCCGCCGACCGGCGATCTGGCCGACATGGGCCGCATCATCGAGCAGGCGGCGGCTTCCAATCCAAACGGCATCATCTCGACCATCGCGGATTATGACGTGCTGTCCGGGCCGCTTTCCAACGCGGTGGCCAAGGGCATTCCGGTCATCACCATCAATTCGGGCACCGAAGAGCAGTCGAAAGAGATCGGCGCGCTCCTGCATGTCGGACAGCCTGAAAAGGCGGCGGGCCATGGCGCGGGCGAGAAGGCCAAGGCTGCGGGCGTCACCAAATTTGTCTGCGTCAACCACTACATCACCAACCCGGCCTCGGTGGAGCGCTGCCAGGGCTATGCCGAGGCGCTCGGCGTGGAACTCGGCTCGCAGATGATCGATTCCGGCCTTGATCCGGCCGAAGTGAAGTCCAAGGTGCTGGCCTACCTGCAAAGCAATCCCGACACCAACGGCATCCTGACGCTGGGTCCGAATTCCGCCATCCCGACGATTGCGGCGTTGCAGGAAAACGGTAAGGCAGGAACGATCCATTTCGCCACCTTCGATCTTTCGCCTGAGATTTCGGCGGCGATCAAGGACGGCACCATCGCCTTCGCCATCGACCAGCAGCCCTTCCTGCAAGGTTACCTGCCGGTGGTGATCCTGACCAATCTCGCCCGCTACGGCGTGGTGCCGGGCAACTCGATCAACTCCGGTCCGGGTTTCATCACCAAGGACAATATCGAGCTCGTGGAAAAGCTGGCCGGCGAATATCGCTGA
- a CDS encoding ATP-binding cassette domain-containing protein, which produces MTNPLIELIDIEKHFGPVIALNGVSISVLPGECHCLLGDNGAGKSTFIKTMSGVHKPTRGRILVEGKEVAFASPRDAMQAGIATVYQDLAMIPLMSVTRNFWMGREPVRKIGPLSFFDFEKANAVTMEEMRRMGINLREPDQAVGTLSGGERQTVAIARAVYFGAKVLILDEPTSALGVRQTANVLSTIARVREKGIGVVFITHNVRHALAVGDRFTVLNRGRTLGTALRGEVKPEELQDMMAGGQELAELEGSLGGTV; this is translated from the coding sequence ATGACAAATCCGCTCATCGAACTGATCGACATCGAAAAGCACTTCGGGCCGGTGATCGCTCTGAACGGCGTGTCGATCTCCGTCCTGCCAGGCGAATGCCACTGCCTGCTGGGCGACAATGGTGCGGGCAAGTCCACCTTCATCAAGACCATGTCGGGCGTCCACAAGCCGACGCGCGGCCGCATTCTCGTCGAGGGCAAAGAGGTCGCCTTCGCCAGCCCGCGCGACGCCATGCAGGCCGGTATTGCTACGGTCTATCAGGACCTCGCCATGATCCCGCTGATGTCGGTGACGCGCAATTTCTGGATGGGGCGCGAGCCGGTGCGCAAGATCGGGCCGCTCAGCTTCTTCGATTTCGAGAAGGCGAACGCCGTCACCATGGAGGAGATGCGCAGGATGGGTATCAACCTGCGCGAGCCGGATCAGGCGGTGGGCACGCTGTCGGGTGGCGAGCGGCAGACGGTGGCGATCGCGCGCGCCGTCTATTTCGGGGCGAAAGTGCTGATCCTCGACGAGCCGACATCGGCGCTCGGCGTGCGCCAGACCGCCAATGTGCTGTCGACCATCGCGCGGGTGCGGGAAAAGGGCATCGGTGTCGTCTTCATCACCCATAATGTGCGCCACGCGCTGGCTGTGGGCGACCGCTTCACGGTGCTGAACCGCGGGCGCACGCTGGGCACCGCGCTGCGCGGCGAGGTGAAGCCGGAAGAGCTTCAGGACATGATGGCGGGCGGGCAGGAACTGGCCGAACTGGAGGGCTCGCTGGGCGGCACGGTATGA
- a CDS encoding ABC transporter permease: MADERVRPISPLRKALIRPELGAICGTILVFVFFFAIARNSGMFAPEGVMNWGVVAAQFAVIAVGACLLMIAGEFDLSVGSMIGFSGIIIALLSVTWQYPVWVAILAAFAIALAIGALNGYLVIRTGLPSFIVTLAFLYILRGLTIFISITTTRQTIIGGVREVAAGDPLAWLFGGKVLGGLFVWLADMGLIGKFVAGPRAGQPVVDGIPILIIWALVLVAFGHILLTRTRFGNWIFASGGDAQAARYVGVPVDRVKILMFMFSAFCATVFATCQVMEFGSAAADRGLLKEFEAIISVVIGGALLTGGYGSVIGAALGALIFGVVQQGLFFAGVESSLFRVFLGAILLMAVILNTYIRRMITGER; encoded by the coding sequence ATCGCGGACGAGCGCGTCAGGCCGATCTCGCCGCTGCGCAAGGCGCTGATCCGGCCGGAGCTCGGGGCCATCTGCGGCACCATACTGGTCTTCGTCTTCTTTTTCGCCATTGCCCGCAACAGCGGCATGTTCGCGCCCGAAGGCGTCATGAACTGGGGCGTGGTGGCGGCGCAGTTCGCTGTTATCGCGGTCGGCGCCTGCCTTCTGATGATCGCCGGCGAATTCGACCTGTCGGTTGGTTCGATGATCGGCTTTTCAGGCATCATCATCGCGCTGTTGTCGGTGACGTGGCAATATCCGGTCTGGGTCGCGATCCTCGCCGCCTTTGCGATCGCGCTCGCCATCGGCGCGCTGAATGGCTACCTCGTCATCAGGACCGGCCTGCCGTCCTTCATCGTCACGCTCGCCTTCCTCTACATATTGCGCGGGCTGACGATCTTCATTTCCATCACCACGACGCGCCAGACCATCATTGGCGGTGTGCGCGAGGTGGCGGCGGGCGACCCGCTGGCATGGCTGTTCGGCGGCAAGGTGCTGGGCGGGCTTTTCGTATGGCTGGCCGATATGGGCCTGATCGGCAAGTTCGTGGCCGGGCCGCGCGCCGGCCAGCCGGTCGTGGACGGCATCCCGATCCTCATCATCTGGGCGCTGGTGCTGGTCGCCTTCGGTCACATCCTGCTCACCCGCACCCGCTTCGGCAACTGGATCTTCGCCTCCGGCGGCGATGCGCAGGCCGCACGCTATGTCGGCGTGCCGGTCGATCGGGTGAAGATCCTGATGTTCATGTTTTCCGCCTTCTGCGCCACCGTCTTCGCCACCTGTCAGGTGATGGAATTCGGCTCGGCGGCGGCCGATCGCGGCCTGCTCAAGGAGTTCGAGGCGATCATCTCGGTGGTGATCGGCGGGGCGCTGCTCACCGGCGGCTACGGCTCGGTGATCGGGGCGGCCCTTGGCGCGCTGATCTTCGGCGTCGTCCAGCAAGGCCTGTTCTTCGCCGGTGTGGAAAGCTCCCTGTTCCGCGTCTTCCTCGGCGCCATCCTTCTGATGGCCGTCATCCTCAACACCTATATCCGCCGCATGATCACGGGAGAGCGCTGA
- a CDS encoding Gfo/Idh/MocA family protein codes for MSPLGIGLIGTGFMGKCHALAYGAVRAVFGDVPAPRLELLCDTPAEKASAMAEQFGFARATDDWRALVSDPAIDIVCITTPNKLHAEMAIAALEAGKHVHCEKPMALTLDEARAMTRAAEKSGRRTMVGYNYIRNPAYQHARRLIGDGAIGRLIHFRGFVDEDYQADPNLPWTWRATQAEAGLGALGDMGCHMLSMAIGLMGPIASVIGDIRTVHETRPSPEGGAPRPVENDDIASAILTFAGGQQGLFSTSRSAWGRKNSMVFEVHGTQGTIRFDQERMNELQLFRNEGDAATQGFTTILTGPAHPPYGQFTPAAGHQLGFNDLKVIEAAEFLRAIADGKEAYPSFADALTIEEAIHAIAASSGQRIEL; via the coding sequence ATGAGCCCCCTCGGCATCGGCCTCATCGGCACCGGTTTCATGGGAAAATGCCATGCTCTGGCCTATGGCGCGGTCAGGGCGGTGTTCGGCGACGTGCCGGCCCCACGGCTGGAGCTTCTCTGCGACACGCCGGCCGAGAAGGCATCCGCCATGGCCGAACAATTCGGCTTTGCCCGCGCCACCGACGACTGGCGCGCGCTGGTCAGCGATCCCGCCATCGACATCGTGTGCATCACCACCCCCAACAAGCTGCATGCCGAAATGGCCATTGCCGCGCTTGAAGCCGGCAAGCATGTCCATTGCGAAAAGCCGATGGCGCTGACGCTGGACGAGGCCCGCGCCATGACGCGAGCGGCCGAAAAAAGCGGCCGACGCACCATGGTCGGCTACAACTATATCCGCAATCCCGCCTATCAGCATGCACGCCGGCTGATCGGCGACGGCGCCATCGGTCGCCTGATCCACTTTCGCGGCTTCGTCGACGAGGACTATCAGGCCGACCCCAACCTGCCCTGGACCTGGCGCGCCACGCAGGCGGAGGCCGGGCTTGGCGCATTGGGCGACATGGGCTGCCACATGCTGTCCATGGCCATTGGCCTGATGGGGCCGATCGCCAGCGTTATCGGCGATATCCGCACCGTGCACGAAACGCGCCCTTCGCCCGAGGGCGGCGCGCCGCGCCCTGTCGAGAATGACGACATCGCCTCCGCCATCCTCACCTTCGCTGGCGGCCAGCAGGGCCTGTTTTCCACCTCGCGCTCGGCATGGGGGCGCAAGAACAGCATGGTGTTTGAAGTGCATGGAACGCAAGGGACGATCCGCTTCGATCAGGAACGGATGAACGAGCTGCAACTGTTCCGCAACGAGGGCGATGCGGCCACGCAAGGCTTCACCACCATCCTGACCGGCCCGGCGCATCCGCCCTACGGGCAGTTCACGCCGGCCGCCGGCCATCAGTTGGGCTTCAACGATCTCAAGGTGATCGAGGCGGCGGAATTCCTGCGCGCCATCGCAGACGGCAAGGAGGCTTACCCCTCCTTCGCAGACGCGCTGACGATCGAGGAAGCCATCCACGCGATCGCCGCCTCCAGCGGGCAGCGCATCGAATTGTAA